A single window of Athene noctua chromosome 1, bAthNoc1.hap1.1, whole genome shotgun sequence DNA harbors:
- the AKAP12 gene encoding A-kinase anchor protein 12 isoform X2, with the protein MDGVDAEKEDAHTVEQSPSLEEDAEDHASEPQSYDLGFKKVFKFVGFRFTVKKEKTGKSEPVQLLTVKKETQVPEGAGDQKEVSSEEITMPEDALSAEDNAKDTLKNEKTEDESPETPEANEICSQSAALATDSASPLRKFFTQGWTGFRKKKSFRKPKEDDVQSPPKEDGQEKEGATLIAETREKEEKSEFEEQDEERKVTEVTIEEHEKEQSEDEKQESKRIVADIGAEASGKEELIKHDEQDQKEDVTAAVVKESAKEKKAEDDHERKLVEVSDDLGEKEVKTEEGEKESEQTEKPLKTISVVPVVADIVNGELKTSSEVRPVGEKLESSEKCEIDDRTEISSEERLEAGSLATDTSGEQLKKSEGREGNKCAPPEKETFDEKPEEAELKMSPTVEDITQGEAPDTVTEKKESKERETKLILSAPGLKSFSTSECSVDREDDQQSLKPTDEGLQGKTSIVKTDTIKPDEIITEVTTEEAAGKRPPEGITNEVELLSSQEKNKLQGSPLKKLFTGTGLKKLSGKKHKVKREESKLGEHGEPIQHLSDSPDSPEEQKGESSASSPEEMNEIPSLEKCVDGMQVTENEDAAISDVERKRESVTPWASFKKMVTPKKRVRRPSESDKEEEIDKTKSVAASATENTMDENQGELKENGMDQKPEKTTEEPKKKVDTSVSWEAFICVGSSKKRARKSSSSDEETEHKLGQESQKLEESGQNKEMATDAMITSSQESDQGPGNSSPEQAGSPSEGEGISTWESFKRLVTPRRRSKTRMEERAEDSVVGSSLEHSTSDGEPGKDESWVPFRKLIPGRRKKKSDGKPEPTHLKQAREDMAEATEEDSDIPAVVPLSEYEAAEQEKIEAQQAKDAEAMREETSEKERAEKLEETLRAEQAHEGLVHAVTVTVVEGERAVTSIEERSPSWISAALTECIEQAKEEEEKETEKTFESDVTVEEAVVAAKTVPEMRKDVSDDTTASELEVTSEAVTALEETAEASCTEETMEVSCAEETTEMVSAVSQLLETPDTTEEVTPVQEVEATEQNLKELDKQTQKVLHEVVERVKLADVAQLVSERTGSAATITTVQDIESEVKDDAKDGNTVMLGQSLEKGEHKEDGLQPLGSAGSIQGQNGVEEGVLHESSERSEISAAVKESTEGCENVDVLRDESQRQACEKGVVEDHEEISEVEGTAEESSSHDTEFHSIKAVTPKEERLVKEEPSEPEKLPIPELTVEERSDECIPEVQAAVRDKTEDEISSLGLTAEEPLQLQGEGETLTARSECTEAVVTVVPMKPERQDEIPDLDSKEQACTEGRPSRASAQGEEEEDDAVLLGVKSTEVTVAEVPLLNQVKTSALPLETNVSGPAADAEQSVRDGAGRDIPAKDSVPQCLEPQCREKTTETPSQSDETTSDKMEDAMLKTETHSENTAVTEAPMQIEADSISNLASACPDSTENGSAVLTDISLKKCETPGSLAEEDAVEKEQELVETSNCQDFQKEDNKNKNEQSLERPKEVFESGKQEGDECSTAVQQEVLTVQEEGSESDFLHAESLEALRVPVPVAAAAVEEHVITETVTPTDMTAKTVQPLATTPEQTASEGVPVTTVDYSGCETAELSSAEAPEPQVTPTSMNGISEEQERPQSTEQPKQNGFPLSDSLSLTHMEFEKDVVQSVTIESQSTKIVLNAIQTAVHKLVETEESAAFESEQRIKSIGKSPSDTNIHELLERMQVDHQLPVKEEDILRKEQELQQPGIEKIAALTESAETHATVLKTKDMLLTSEMLKDGQSQSSLTIVTSPEDVSMESVRLQRSALELSTSEDSTKDPLDIHPPKLREKEIEQTVEIPDQHTGQPTCRENEGKQCRPPVEDGKTEIWEDDSCQEGMSCDSPQSPNSVAPEALHMC; encoded by the exons ATGGACGGTGTAGATGCTGAGAAGGAGGATGCTCATACAGTTGAGCAGTCGCCATCTTTGGAAGAAGATGCAGAAGACCATGCATCCGAGCCACAGTCGTATGATCTGggttttaaaaaggtttttaaatttGTTGGGTTCAGATTCACAgtgaagaaggaaaagacaggaaaatccGAACCAGTTCAACTGCTTACTgtaaaaaaggaaacacaagtCCCTGAAGGAGCTGGTGATCAAAAAGAAGTCAGCTCAGAAGAAATAACGATGCCTGAGGATGCACTCTCTGCAGAAGACAATGCCAAAGacacactgaaaaatgaaaaaacagaagatgaaTCTCCTGAAACACCAGAAGCAAATGAGATTTGTTCTCAGTCAGCTGCCTTAGCCACTGATAGTGCATCGCCATTAAGAAAATTTTTTACTCAGGGATGGACTGGATttagaaaaaagaagagttttaGGAAGCCTAAAGAAGATGACGTACAGTCTCCTCCTAAAGAAGATGGGCAAGAAAAAGAGGGGGCAACGTTAATAGCTGAAACCCGTGAAAAGGAGGAGAAATCTGAGTTTGAGGAACAAGACGAGGAGAGGAAGGTGACAGAAGTAACTATTGAAGAGCATGAGAAGGAGCAAAGTGAAGATGAAAAACAGGAGTCAAAAAGGATAGTGGCAGACATAGGAGCTGAAGCAAGTGGGAAGGAAGAGCTCATCAAGCACGATGAGCAGGATCAAAAAGAGGATGTAACAGCAGCAGTTGTTAAAGAAAGCGCGAAGGAGAAAAAAGCTGAGGATGATCATGAAAGGAAACTGGTGGAAGTCTCAGATGATCTTGGTGAAAAGGAGGTAAAAactgaagaaggagaaaaagaaagtgaGCAGACAGAGAAACCACTAAAGACCATCTCAGTGGTACCTGTTGTTGCTGACATTGTGAATGGAGAATTGAAAACATCCTCAGAAGTCCGACCCGTGGGAGAAAAACTGGAGTCATCAGAGAAATGTGAAATAGATGACAGAACTGAAATATCCTCTGAAGAGAGACTTGAAGCAGGATCTTTGGCCACGGACACCTCTGGTGAACAGCTTAAAAAAtctgaaggaagagaaggaaataaatgtgCTCCACcagagaaagaaacatttgaTGAAAAACCAGAGGAAGCAGAATTGAAAATGTCACCCACAGTAGAAGACATCACCCAAGGAGAAGCTCCGGATACAgtcacagagaagaaagaaagcaaagaacgTGAGACAAAACTGATACTGAGTGCTCCTGGATTGAAGTCCTTTTCTACTTCTGAATGTTCAGTTGACAGAGAGGATGATCAACAGTCACTCAAACCCACTGATGAAGGATTACAGGGAAAAACTAGCATAGTTAAGACTGATACTATCAAACCAGACGAAATAATCACAGAAGTAACTACTGAAGAGGCAGCTGGAAAGAGACCTCCGGAAGGTATCACAAATGAAGTTGAACTGCTGtcttctcaagaaaaaaataaactgcaaggCAGCCCTTTAAAGAAACTCTTTACAGGTACTGGattaaaaaaactgtctggaaagAAGCATAAAGTCAAAAGAGAAGAATCTAAGTTAGGGGAACATGGTGAACCAATTCAGCACTTATCAGATTCCCCCGATAGCCCAGAGGAGCAAAAAGGGGAGAGTTCTGCTTCTTCTCCTGAGGAGATGAATGAAATTCCTTCTTTGGAGAAATGTGTAGATGGAATGCAGGTCACTGAAAATGAAGATGCTGCAATTTCAGATGTGGAGCGCAAAAGAGAAAGCGTTACCCCCTGGGCATCATTTAAAAAGATGGTGACTCCCAAGAAGCGTGTCAGAAGACCTTCTGAAAGTgataaagaagaagaaattgatAAGACAAAGAGTGTTGCAGCGTCTGCAACTGAAAATACTATGGATGAAAACCAgggagaattaaaagaaaatgggatGGACCAGAAACCAGAGAAAACCACAGAAGAGCCCAAAAAAAAGGTTGACACTTCTGTGTCGTGGGAAGCTTTTATATGTGTAGGTTCCTCAAAGAAAAGAGCAAGGAAATCATCATCATCTGATGAAGAAACTGAACATAAGCTTGGTCAAGAAAGCCAAAAATTAGAAGAGTCTGGACAGAACAAAGAAATGGCAACAGATGCAATGATTACTAGTTCTCAGGAGAGCGATCAAGGACCAGGGAATTCTTCCCCAGAACAAGCTGGGAGCCCATCTGAAGGGGAAGGTATTTCAACATGGGAATCATTTAAAAGGTTAGTCACTCCAAGAAGGAGATCCAAAACCAGAATGGAAGAGAGAGCTGAAGACTCTGTTGTGGGATCTAGCCTTGAGCATTCAACATCGGATGGTGAGCCTGGAAAAGATGAATCATGGGTTCCATTTAGAAAACTGATACCTGGGcgtaggaaaaaaaagtcagatggaAAGCCAGAACCAACTCATCTTAAACAAGCAAGAGAAGACATGGCAGAAGCAACTGAAGAAGATTCAGATATTCCTGCTGTTGTTCCTTTATCTGAATAcgaagcagcagagcaggagaaaatTGAAGCCCAACAAGCGAAAGATGCTGAAGCGATGAGAGAAGAAACTTCAGAGAAGGAGAGAGCAGAAAAGTTAGAGGAGACCCTAAGAGCTGAGCAAGCACATGAGGGACTGGTACATGCAGTTACTGTTACCGTTGTGGAAGGGGAAAGGGCGGTTACCAGTATTGAAGAAAGGTCACCGTCTTGGATATCTGCTGCTCTGACAGAGTGCATTGAGCAggcaaaagaagaggaagagaaagaaactgagaaaacattTGAATCGGATGTTACTGTGGAAGAAGCAGTGGTAGCTGCTAAGACAGTGCCAGAGATGAGAAAGGATGTAAGCGATGACACCACAGCAAGTGAGCTAGAGGTAACCTCAGAAGCAGTGACAGCTCTGGAGGAGACGGCAGAAGCTTCCTGCACTGAAGAAACAATGGAAGTGTCCTGTGCTGAGGAGACAACTGAGATGGTTTCTGCTGTTTCACAGCTGTTAGAAACCCCAGATACTACAGAGGAAGTTACGCCTGTACAAGAAGTAGAGGCCACTGAACAAAATTTGAAAGAATTAGACAAACAGACGCAAAAAGTTCTTCATGAAGTTGTTGAAAGAGTAAAGTTAGCAGATGTAGCACAGCTGGTTAGTGAAAGAACCGGGTCAGCAGCTACAATTACAACAGTACAAGACATTGAGTCAGAAGTGAAAGATGATGCTAAAGATGGGAACACTGTTATGCTTGGACAGTCCTTGGAAAAAGGAGAACACAAGGAGGATGGCCTCCAGCCCCTGGGAAGTGCAGGGAGCATTCAGGGCCAAAACGGAGTTGAAGAGGGTGTTCTACATGAAAGTTCAGAGAGAAGTGAAATATCTGCTGCagtgaaagaaagcacagaaggATGTGAAAATGTAGATGTATTGAGAGATGAAAGCCAGCGGCAGGCATGTGAAAAAGGAGTTGTAGAAGACCATGAAGAAATATCTGAAGTGGAGGGGACAGCAGAGGAATCTTCATCGCATGACACAGAGTTTCACAGCATCAAAGCAGTCACTCCCAAGGAAGAGAGATTGGTAAAGGAGGAGCCTTCAGAACCAGAGAAATTGCCCATACCAGAACTGACAGTAGAGGAGAGGAGCGATGAATGTATTCCGGAAGTACAGGCTGCA GTGCGGGACAAGACAGAGGATGAAATCTCTTCCTTGGGGCTTACAGCTGAAGAACCTCTGCAGCTTCAAGGAGAGGGTGAAACCCTCACTGCGAGATCAGAGTGCACAGAGGCAGTTGTCACTGTGGTCCCCATGAAACCTGAAAGACAAGATGAAATTCCTGACTTAGACTCAAAAGAGCAAGCTTGTACTGAAGGGCGTCCTAGCAGGGCATCTGCccagggagaggaagaggaagacgATGCTGTGCTGCTTGGAGTAAAAAGCACAGAAGTCACTGTTGCTGAGGTTCCACTGCTGAATCAGGTAAAAACCTCTGCCCTTCCTTTGGAAACAAATGTTTCAGGACCGGCTGCAGATGCTGAGCAGAGTGtgagggatggggctggcagggacaTTCCAGCAAAAGATTCTGTGCCACAGTGCCTAGAGCCacaatgcagagaaaaaacaactgAAACCCCCTCCCAGAGTGATGAAACCACAAGTGACAAAATGGAAGATGCTATGCTCAAAACTGAAACACACTCGGAGAATACCGCTGTCACTGAGGCTCCCATGCAGATTGAAGCAGACAGCATATCTAATTTAGCATCAGCATGCCCAGACAGCACTGAAAATGGAAGTGCTGTCCTCACTGACATAAGTCTTAAGAAATGTGAAACGCCAGGCAGCTTAGCTGAAGAAGACGCTGTGGAAAAAGAACAAGAACTTGTAGAAACCTCCAACTGTCAAGACTTTCAGAAAGAagataacaaaaacaaaaatgaGCAATCACTGGAAAGACCCAAAGAAGTATTTGAATCTGGAAAACAGGAAGGTGATGAATGTTCAACAGCTGTCCAGCAAGAGGTTTTAACTGTGCAAGAAGAAGGCTCTGAGTCGGACTTCCTACATGCTGAAAGCTTGGAAGCTCTGAGAGTGCCTGTGCCTGTAGCAGCTGCAGCAGTTGAAGAGCATGTCATCACAGAAACAGTAACGCCCACAGACATGACAGCCAAAACTGTACAGCCCTTGGCAACCACACCAGAGCAAACGGCTTCTGAAGGGGTCCCAGTTACTACTGTTGACTATTCAGGCTGCGAGACTGCAGAGCTTAGTAGTGCAGAAGCACCTGAGCCTCAAGTGACTCCTACTTCCATGAATGGAATATCAGAGGAGCAAGAGAGGCCCCAGAGTACAGAGCAACCCAAACAAAATGGTTTTCCTCTAAGCGACAGCTTGTCTCTCACCCATATGGAATTTGAGAAGGATGTTGTCCAGTCTGTGACTATAGAGTCCCAGAGTACGAAAATTGTATTAAATGCCATCCAGACGGCTGTTCACAAACTTGTAGAAACAGAAGAGTCAGCTGCCTTTGAGTCAGAGCAGCGCATTAAGTCCATAGGGAAAAGCCCATCAGATACAAATATCCATGAACTTCTGGAAAGAATGCAGGTGGATCATCAACTTCCAGTAAAAGAGGAAGATATATTGAGGAAAGAACAAGAGCTCCAGCAACCAGGAATAGAGAAAATTGCTGCCTTAACAGAGTCTGCAGAAACTCATGcaactgtattaaaaacaaaagataTGCTGTTAACTTCTGAGATGCTGAAAGATGGACAAAGTCAGAGTTCTTTAACAATTGTGACTAGCCCTGAAGATGTTTCAATGGAAAGTGTGAGACTTCAGAGATCAGCACTAGAACTAAGTACTTCAGAAGATTCAACCAAAGACCCCCTAGACATACACCCACCAAAATTAAGGGAAAAAGAGATTGAGCAGACTGTGGAAATCCCAGACCAGCATACAGGTCAGCCAACATGCagagaaaatgagggaaaacaaTGTCGCCCACCAGTGGAAGATGGGAAAACAGAGATATGGGAGGACGATAGCTGCCAAGAAGGAATGTCTTGTGATAGTCCACAAAGTCCAAACTCAGTGGCTCCTGAGGCCTTGCAT ATGTGCTAA